The proteins below are encoded in one region of Armatimonadota bacterium:
- a CDS encoding NAD-dependent deacylase, whose translation MSLDEAVEAGARLLDRARRAVALTGAGVSTESGLPDFRSPGGLWAGVDPMAVASLSAFRREPQAFYDFYRRRLALLRDARPNPAHLALARLEAAGRLRAVITQNVDGLHQAAGSRRVLELHGSLRRAACATCGARRPIAELEAALDRGALPVCPACGGLLRPDVVLFEELLPADVYAEAEALCRRADVLLVVGSSLQVTPAATLPEVTLESGGRLVIVNQEPTPLDHAALVLRGRAGTILPRLADRLLAAT comes from the coding sequence ATGAGCCTGGACGAGGCTGTCGAGGCGGGGGCCCGGCTCCTCGACCGGGCGCGCCGTGCCGTGGCCCTCACCGGGGCGGGGGTGAGCACCGAGTCGGGACTGCCCGACTTCCGCTCCCCCGGCGGACTGTGGGCCGGGGTCGACCCCATGGCCGTGGCCAGCCTGAGCGCCTTCCGGCGCGAGCCGCAGGCCTTCTACGATTTCTACCGGCGGCGCCTGGCGCTGCTGCGCGACGCCCGCCCCAACCCGGCGCACCTGGCCCTGGCGCGGCTGGAGGCGGCCGGGCGGCTGCGGGCGGTGATCACCCAGAACGTGGACGGGCTGCACCAGGCCGCGGGCTCGCGGCGCGTCCTGGAGCTGCACGGCAGCCTGCGCCGCGCCGCCTGCGCCACCTGCGGGGCGCGGCGCCCCATCGCCGAGCTGGAGGCGGCCCTGGACCGCGGGGCGCTGCCGGTCTGTCCGGCCTGCGGCGGGCTCCTGCGTCCCGACGTGGTCCTCTTCGAGGAGCTCCTGCCGGCGGACGTCTACGCCGAGGCCGAGGCCCTGTGCCGCCGGGCCGACGTCCTGCTGGTGGTGGGCTCCTCCCTGCAGGTCACCCCGGCGGCCACCCTGCCCGAGGTGACGCTGGAGTCCGGCGGGCGCCTCGTCATCGTCAACCAGGAGCCCACGCCCCTGGACCACGCCGCCCTGGTGCTGCGCGGCCGGGCCGGGACGATCCTGCCGCGCCTGGCCGACCGGCTCCTGGCGGCGACGTGA
- a CDS encoding S-methyl-5'-thioadenosine phosphorylase, with protein sequence MAEAEIGIFGGSGFYELLSDAEEVRVETPYGAPSDVVTVGELAGRRVAFLPRHGRRHQYPPHMINYRANIAAMAQLGVQRILGPCAAGSLTPAVRPGDFVVCDQFVDRTHGRRDTFYDGPVTTHVSFAEPYCPTLRRVVIEQARALELPLHERGTVVVIQGPRFSSAAESRWYRAQGWEVINMTQYPELALARERELCYVNISLITDYDVGVEGDPTAQPVTAEEVVRIFRANLDRLRELLLRVIPAIPRERDCPCATALRAARV encoded by the coding sequence ATGGCAGAGGCGGAGATCGGCATCTTCGGAGGATCGGGGTTCTACGAGCTGCTGAGCGACGCCGAGGAGGTGCGGGTGGAGACGCCCTACGGCGCCCCCAGCGACGTGGTCACCGTGGGGGAGCTCGCCGGCCGGCGCGTCGCCTTCCTGCCGCGCCACGGGCGGCGCCACCAGTACCCGCCGCACATGATCAACTACCGCGCCAACATCGCCGCCATGGCCCAGCTGGGGGTGCAGCGCATCCTCGGCCCCTGCGCGGCCGGCAGCCTGACGCCGGCGGTGCGGCCGGGCGACTTCGTCGTCTGCGACCAGTTCGTCGACCGCACCCACGGCCGCCGCGACACCTTCTACGACGGGCCGGTGACGACCCACGTGAGCTTCGCCGAACCCTACTGCCCGACGCTGCGCCGGGTGGTCATCGAGCAGGCGCGCGCGCTGGAGCTGCCGCTGCACGAGCGCGGCACCGTGGTGGTCATCCAGGGACCGCGCTTCAGCAGTGCGGCGGAGAGCCGCTGGTACCGCGCGCAGGGGTGGGAGGTCATCAACATGACCCAGTACCCCGAGCTGGCTTTGGCCCGGGAGCGCGAGCTGTGCTACGTGAACATCTCCCTCATCACCGACTATGATGTCGGCGTGGAGGGGGACCCCACGGCGCAGCCGGTCACCGCCGAGGAGGTGGTGCGCATCTTCCGCGCCAATCTGGACCGGCTGCGCGAGCTCCTCCTCCGGGTAATCCCGGCCATCCCGCGCGAGCGCGACTGCCCCTGCGCCACCGCCCTGCGCGCCGCGCGGGTCTGA